One Alicyclobacillus acidoterrestris DNA window includes the following coding sequences:
- a CDS encoding CoA-acylating methylmalonate-semialdehyde dehydrogenase, translated as MTTTSAGTRTLKNYIGGQWVNAQSDAFESVLNPATGEMIARVPLSTRADVDDAVAHATSAFRTWSKTPVPKRARILFRYQQLLVEHWDELARLITIENGKSFKEAYGEVQRGIENVEFAAGAPTLMMGSQLTDIAAGLDSGMYRYPIGVVGGITPFNFPMMVPCWMFPLAIACGNTFVLKPSERTPLLAQRLAELFTDAGLPEGVLNIVHGAHDAVNGLLEHPGVRAISFVGSQPVAEYVYRTAAAHGKRVQALAGAKNHSIVLPDADLDAAVEQIVAAAFGSAGERCMACSVVVAVGEIGDELVRKLRDAASEKKLGNGLEEDVFLGPVIRANHLERTIHYIEKGIEEGATLVRDGRKDQVAGAGYFVGPTIFDHVTTRMKIWQDEIFAPVLSIVRVNSLDEAIELANQSRFANGACIFTDSASAIRQFREEIDAGMLGVNIGVPAPMAFFPFSGWKDSFYGDLHANGRDGVEFYTRRKMVTGRM; from the coding sequence ATGACAACGACTTCAGCCGGAACGAGGACACTGAAAAACTACATTGGCGGTCAATGGGTGAATGCGCAGTCGGACGCGTTTGAATCTGTACTAAATCCTGCGACAGGCGAGATGATCGCGCGCGTACCACTGTCGACGCGAGCGGATGTCGATGACGCGGTCGCACATGCGACAAGCGCGTTTCGAACTTGGAGTAAGACACCTGTTCCGAAGCGCGCACGGATATTGTTTCGCTATCAGCAGTTACTGGTTGAACACTGGGACGAACTCGCGCGCCTGATTACCATCGAGAACGGAAAGAGTTTCAAAGAAGCATATGGCGAAGTGCAGCGGGGCATTGAAAATGTCGAATTCGCGGCAGGTGCGCCGACGCTGATGATGGGATCGCAATTGACGGATATCGCGGCCGGGCTGGATTCTGGAATGTACCGCTATCCAATTGGCGTCGTCGGCGGGATTACGCCGTTCAATTTTCCGATGATGGTTCCTTGCTGGATGTTCCCGCTCGCGATTGCCTGCGGCAATACGTTCGTTTTGAAACCTTCGGAGCGCACACCGCTGTTGGCGCAACGGCTTGCTGAACTGTTTACCGATGCCGGTCTGCCGGAAGGTGTGCTGAACATTGTTCATGGTGCGCACGATGCCGTAAATGGTTTGTTGGAGCACCCGGGCGTTCGGGCAATTTCCTTCGTCGGATCGCAGCCGGTGGCTGAATACGTCTATCGCACGGCAGCTGCACACGGTAAACGCGTGCAGGCGCTGGCCGGTGCAAAGAATCACAGCATCGTCTTGCCTGACGCAGATCTGGACGCAGCGGTGGAGCAAATTGTCGCAGCTGCGTTTGGATCAGCCGGAGAGCGCTGCATGGCCTGTTCCGTCGTGGTCGCGGTTGGCGAGATTGGCGACGAATTGGTTCGAAAGTTGCGTGATGCGGCGAGCGAGAAGAAATTGGGGAATGGATTGGAGGAAGACGTCTTTCTCGGTCCGGTGATTCGCGCCAACCATTTAGAGCGGACGATTCACTACATTGAAAAGGGCATTGAGGAAGGTGCAACGCTTGTCCGCGACGGACGCAAGGACCAGGTGGCGGGAGCTGGATATTTCGTGGGGCCTACAATTTTTGACCATGTCACAACAAGGATGAAGATTTGGCAAGACGAAATCTTTGCGCCGGTGCTCTCGATTGTGCGTGTCAATTCATTGGACGAAGCGATTGAACTTGCGAATCAATCGCGGTTTGCCAATGGCGCTTGCATTTTTACCGACAGCGCGAGTGCAATTCGTCAGTTCCGAGAGGAAATTGATGCGGGCATGCTCGGTGTGAATATCGGCGTTCCGGCACCCATGGCGTTCTTCCCGTTTTCCGGATGGAAGGACTCGTTTTATGGAGACTTGCATGCGAACGGCAGAGATGGCGTTGAGTTTTACACAAGAAGGAAAATGGTCACCGGTAGAATGTGA
- a CDS encoding iron-containing alcohol dehydrogenase yields MGMTNAFRVPQVIYSGRGSLQALSDEAPRFGTKALIVSDRIMSELGYVRRVEALLTQAGIACALYAEVNTEPTDTYVAQGLYVLNENDCDLVVAIGGGSCIDTAKAIAVMAVNDGYIGDYMAFRKSFTEKPIPLIAIPTTAGTGSEVTSVTVITNTKDDIKMMIRQPELIPAVAIVDAELTLSSPPHVTAATGIDALCHAIEAYISRHRQPLTDVLALSAIEKIVNNIGKAYRDGDDLDAREEMSIAAMQAGMAFTNASVCLVHGMSRPIGAMFHVPHGVSNAMLLSTVMEYSKAACLDRLAEIGRVLHLHEGVSSDEQVADAVVRQLEQLCADLAIPNMQQWGIDRERFEAVLDKMATDAIASGSPANNPKVPSHDEIVRLYRKAYSAAFAATHSRS; encoded by the coding sequence GGGAATGACGAATGCGTTTCGGGTACCCCAGGTGATTTATTCTGGTCGCGGATCACTGCAGGCGCTTTCTGATGAGGCGCCGAGGTTCGGGACAAAGGCGCTGATTGTGAGTGACCGAATCATGTCGGAACTGGGCTACGTGCGACGCGTGGAGGCGTTGCTGACACAAGCCGGGATAGCGTGTGCGCTGTATGCGGAGGTGAACACGGAGCCGACGGATACGTATGTCGCACAAGGGCTCTACGTTCTCAACGAGAACGATTGCGACCTGGTTGTCGCCATTGGTGGTGGCAGTTGTATCGATACGGCAAAAGCCATTGCCGTGATGGCGGTTAACGATGGGTATATCGGGGATTACATGGCATTTCGAAAGTCGTTTACGGAGAAACCCATACCGCTTATTGCGATTCCGACGACGGCGGGGACGGGATCGGAAGTGACGAGCGTCACGGTCATCACGAATACGAAAGACGATATTAAGATGATGATTCGCCAGCCTGAGTTGATTCCTGCGGTCGCGATTGTCGACGCGGAATTGACGTTGTCTTCCCCGCCCCATGTGACGGCGGCGACGGGGATTGACGCACTGTGTCACGCGATTGAGGCTTATATTTCCAGACACCGGCAGCCTCTGACCGACGTGTTAGCCTTGTCTGCGATTGAAAAAATCGTGAACAACATTGGCAAGGCGTATAGGGACGGAGACGACCTGGACGCACGAGAAGAGATGTCCATTGCTGCGATGCAAGCTGGCATGGCGTTTACGAATGCGTCGGTTTGTCTGGTGCATGGCATGTCGCGCCCGATCGGAGCGATGTTTCATGTGCCACATGGCGTGTCTAACGCGATGCTTTTGTCGACCGTGATGGAATATTCAAAGGCAGCGTGCCTGGACCGCCTCGCCGAGATTGGCCGTGTCCTTCATCTCCATGAGGGTGTAAGTTCTGACGAACAGGTAGCGGATGCCGTCGTTCGGCAATTGGAACAGCTGTGCGCGGATTTGGCGATTCCTAATATGCAGCAGTGGGGAATTGATAGGGAACGGTTTGAAGCGGTACTCGACAAGATGGCCACCGATGCCATTGCCAGCGGCAGTCCCGCCAATAATCCGAAAGTACCTAGTCACGATGAGATTGTGCGCCTCTACCGAAAAGCGTACAGTGCGGCGTTTGCCGCGACGCATTCGAGGTCATAG